The DNA segment TTTGTGATCGGATCCTATGATATCAAGAGATATTTCCTTTATTCTGCCCAATTCCGATTCTTTTGTAAAATAGCAATACGCTGGGTTTTGTTTTCCCACGCTTTCGTTTAAGGAAGGAATTATATTTTCGCTCAGGATATAATTCTTATGATAATTGATGATTAAGAACGCATGGCTTGGGTCGATTTGTGAGATGACGTCTTTTACCTTGGGGTTTTTTACGAGCTTGAATTCGATATCTCTTACGATCTTATCCGTATAGGAAAAACTGGAATCGGAAGGCAATTCGATATAACCGTAAACACGATCATCTTCGATATTAAAATATACTTCTTTAGAGGAGCGGATATATAAAAAAGCCGCAATTGAAGTGGACAGGATTAGAAGCGTTACTAATGCTATGTTTCTGCTGCGGCTATTGTTTTCAATTTTCCAGTTTTTGTTTTTAAAATATTCTGGAATTGTTATATTATTTTTGATGGTAGGGAGTGGATTTGAATATAAGAAAAATAAATAATTACATATTACCCCTACAGAGATTAAAAAAGAAAGCCGTAGTAGATTCGTCGCAACGGTTTCGTTTAAAAGTGTCGTTGGAAGGAAGAGGCCAGGAATTCCGACGATTGTGAATAGGATCAAAGATTGCTGTGTTTTTGGATTTTCTCCTTGAACGATAGCGTCCTTGAATACGAATTGAAGAGAGATCCAGGTGGTAAAGGAAAGGTAGATGGACAGGATGCTCAATAAATCGAAGTCGATTTTAAATATAAAATGTATAAATGAAAATAAAAAGTAAGTAAATGTTAATTGGAAAAGTGTAGTGCCTATAAGGATACCGACTTTTTGTTCGGATTTTATTTTGAGAATCAATGAAAACAAGATAAATGTCAAGAATACGATGCAGGCTGCATTGATATACGTGCTAACTATGCTATCGGCTTGATTGAAAAGTATATTCAATTGCGGGCCGCTTTGATTTAAACTTGGAATCGTATTTTTTATATTCGATGAAATTTTCAAAAGATTTGCGCTATGTTTTTTATAAATATAAATTCCGATGTTTTCCTTGCCGTTGACTCGATAGGAGCTATCCTCGTCCCTATATCCGTTGGATACCTTTGCGATCTCTCCTAAGGAGACCGTTTTTCCCAGACTTAGGCTCGTTATCGGAAGTTTGACGAGATCGTTTAATGTGGTAAATTTTCCTTTGAGTCTGACCTGATATAAGCCGCCTTTTTCTTCTACGGTTGCCACAGTGGATGAGAGATTATTAAAGTGAATTGCGTTGTAGAGATCGAGTAAGCTGAGATTATATGCGTTTAGCTTTTGAAGATCGAATGAAATCAAAATCTCTTTAATTTTTCCTCCCGATACACTCACCTTGCTGACGCCTTCAACTCCTTCGAAAGTTTTTTTTATAACCGTGTCTGCATAGGTTCGTAGCTCTCCTAAAGATTCCAAGTTTGAAACTTCCAAAGAGATCACTAAAATAGGCATTTCATTGGGATCAAAATTCAATACTTTTGGTTTTCTGACTTCTTTGGGAAATTTATTTACGGTGGTTTCGATTCTTTCTTTGATTTCCAATGTTTTGATATCGATATCGACATTGTTTTCAAAATCCAAACGGATCAGGGACTTTCCTTTTTCGGATGTGGACCGAATCTCGGAAATTCCACCGATTGCGGAAATCTGGTTTTCTAACGGAATTGTGATCGTGTTTTCCACTGTTTCCGAATCCGCGCCGGGATATTCCACAACGATCGAAAGAGCGGGATTTTTGATGACCGGAAAAAGAGAATATTGCAAATGAAACGCGGATATAAAACCGAACAGAAATACCGCGGCTAATAACATCTGAATCGTAATTTTTGATGGATACTTTAGAGCGTTCACGGTTTTGATTCGTTATTCATTATGAGGATTGAATTTTTTGTTTTTTAGAATGTAGAAAAATAAAAT comes from the Leptospira sp. WS92.C1 genome and includes:
- a CDS encoding efflux RND transporter permease subunit; the protein is MLLAAVFLFGFISAFHLQYSLFPVIKNPALSIVVEYPGADSETVENTITIPLENQISAIGGISEIRSTSEKGKSLIRLDFENNVDIDIKTLEIKERIETTVNKFPKEVRKPKVLNFDPNEMPILVISLEVSNLESLGELRTYADTVIKKTFEGVEGVSKVSVSGGKIKEILISFDLQKLNAYNLSLLDLYNAIHFNNLSSTVATVEEKGGLYQVRLKGKFTTLNDLVKLPITSLSLGKTVSLGEIAKVSNGYRDEDSSYRVNGKENIGIYIYKKHSANLLKISSNIKNTIPSLNQSGPQLNILFNQADSIVSTYINAACIVFLTFILFSLILKIKSEQKVGILIGTTLFQLTFTYFLFSFIHFIFKIDFDLLSILSIYLSFTTWISLQFVFKDAIVQGENPKTQQSLILFTIVGIPGLFLPTTLLNETVATNLLRLSFLISVGVICNYLFFLYSNPLPTIKNNITIPEYFKNKNWKIENNSRSRNIALVTLLILSTSIAAFLYIRSSKEVYFNIEDDRVYGYIELPSDSSFSYTDKIVRDIEFKLVKNPKVKDVISQIDPSHAFLIINYHKNYILSENIIPSLNESVGKQNPAYCYFTKESELGRIKEISLDIIGSDHKDLNRSVPQVANWITNMPGIQEVILNFKAPRNELQLELNHNDPSVQNSEIGSFLKTVLQGSVVSKFRDDNNELDIRIRSSKEYRESEKQLNKFLIKNSTGQLSSINNLYTQKESISPIKLFRKNKSPNLSISIRTDAYDSASLLKLAQNGALKNLNPDERIESNNRIEKISKSNSSFIAYIILILAICFFLLIGFTESLGESFNYFLSLLFAYSIFLSLYLFFFKIYDISLHIGSIAILFSTMLQLLANSYQTKGRIDKKGNSTLLAIAFIIYLPLLLLSNKELNILKNVSGVFFFSLLLSKFFIFSFNFNYAKTASHIWKKISFKIQTFTSGRKQT